The DNA segment TTTTGATTATACTCAATTGAACATAGAAAAGTTATTACAGAATTCCATGCTAATTAAAAACTTTATGTcaacattaaatacaaataacattTTAGCTAGctcaacaaatatatcatgtttacaaataatagccatgctatgttttatttttcagcatTAAAAAAGTACACTATGAGCCACAGAGTAGGATTTGCCTTATTTGGGCTTGGCAATATGGGTATGTatattaatagttttaaaaatttcttgtttGAAGCATAAATATATATGCGAGACAAAATTAGTGGTGTCTGACATACTATTGTCTATTatatgaacatttgataaatgttattttgtagacttgtaatacattttgatttttaaaaggggCAAAAAATtagatttatctttttatttcacCATCCTTTCTCATTTACCTATGAAAATGTGCTAATATAAGAGGTTTTAATCTATGTGGATTTCGGAATAACATCACTTAATGTTGTATTAATTAATTAACTAGGTAGGTATCattatttaaaggttttgacATAAAAACTTGTCAAATGTTTGCCAGTCTTCATTTGACATTGgcaatatgataaaaatataaaaaagaaagaaaatcaacaaaatggAATTATTACAAAgtctttttaaataatgttaaagACCTGTGACCCATTTCACAAAAAGTCTTAATAAAAAAGATACTCTGCAGTCATAAACATTTCATGATATATTGCAATTGCTTTTGACGTAAGACATTTTAGGGAACAGAGCCAATTGTCTATTATATTGTATGGGAACACTCATGCCACATCAAAAAGTTGAAGTACTGAtctacaaattcaaaattttcttgCAAAGAATATTCCGCTTATTTACAAAATCTGAAAAGATATATACTAGGGGacaaaaatattatgaatacattttgtttgattGATCCACTATTTAATCATATAATCACATTGGTGGCTATTTTTTCCATGATTAgacaatttgaagaaaaaaatcagattcTGAAAAATGAGTTTAAAAGCGAATAGaaagagatacatgtatactCAAGGAACTTATTAACGAATATTCCTGCACCAGATCAGTAATTCAAATCCCTTGGAGcctcttgtttgaaaataaGGCACATCCAATATATTTTCATGTGACATAGAAGAATCCCTTTGAGcctcttgtttgaaaataattgcATTTGACCTAATAGATCAAAATCAAAGTTGTATGTAGGagtcagaaaaaaaacccagagcACCTAAAATGATGAAGACAATTACTGCAATAAAAActcattatcaaaattatttttcaggctTGGCCCATATGAAGAATATTATGCTTTCACCCAGAGCTACGGTTAACTGGATCATAAGAAACAAGTTAGAAGATGCTGAGAAATTTGTTAAAGACCACAATCTGTCAGCTAAATGTACTACACCAGACAAACTAGAGGCTGTTTATAATGATCCAAAGTAACAAAAAGTTTACCTTATTATTTAGCACAAAATTTATACTCAACAAACTGATATGTTTAGATTATAAGATTTTTAAttggattttcaaatttaatccaGTTGTGGATTTGTGGTCTCAGAAGTATATGATAGTGATTTTTTTGGAACAGTCTGTTTTCTGAAATGAAGCCGACATTCAAACATATCACCCATCGACAGTAGCTTTGTAATATATGCAATGCTTTCACGTTTGAAATTTCATACTACAACTGAAAAGTGGGttcatagacatgatagatatcTAATGTATACCCTTTTCAAATGAACTTTTTTCCCTAGTAACAATCCAAATTTTGACTTTATCTAAACATTCTCATTTAATgtgttgtgtcatttgttctctgtcTGAAATATGTGAAACCTATACCACTGGAGAATTCACCAAACAATAatcaattactgtaaattcaaaaattattgcttgcatttattattgcgattttgttattttggactaaaaagtaaaatgctatttaaatttttgccatattcagaaaaatcctgtttgatTCAAAGAAAagatttcaaaatgtgagttcTAATTATTTTGATGATAACCCTGTTGCATTCttggcaataataaaaacatcgcaataatttctgaatttaaagtatAATAATCGACTATGATTCTATTTCAGTGTGAAAGCAGTGTTGATATGTTCTCCAACAACAACACATGAAACTATCATCAAAGATTCTTTAAATGCAagtaagtatttattttttgtcttatcTTCAGAAAAGAATGGCAAAATGGACACATATaaactttaatcaaatgtttgagatgcaaaaaaaaacctcttaaattttaaaatccaaaGAAGAATgtcttttatagttttagtaATACAGATATGTGTACTTTCTAATTAGCGTGTCTTTTAATGAACAAATGTTGAAAAGGGTTACATGAAGATATTTCTGATATAAtggtaaaattaattttatttttatatatttctatcaagttttaacttttaatattgaacaccataaatatttctttcaGACAAGGCAGTATTTTGTGAGAAACCAATTACAGATAACATAAAAACTACAGAAGATTGTTACAATGTAGCAGCTTCtaaaaacaaaccattgttcAATGCTCTACACAGGTATGATTTTTACTCAGATTACTGTGGGAAACTGTAATTGTGATATTGTAATTGCTTATGGATTTTGtgctgaaattaaaaaacacataattttcatgaattttgtcatcaaaaAGTAATGAAGAATACATCAAAAGTATGGAAACAAAATTTCTCTCAGAAAATGATTAGAACTCTACCAAAAAAAGCCTGAGTGATTTTACCTGAAGGACATGGCTTAAAAAACTCagtttttttacagattttttatacgaccgcaaattttgaaaaaattttcgtcgtatattgctatcacgttggcgtcgtcgtcgtcgtccgtatacttttagttttcacactctaactttagtaaacgtgaatagaaatctatgaaattttaacacaaggtttatgaccacaaaaggaaggttgggattgattttgggagttttggtcccaacattttaggaattaggggccaaaaagggcccaaataagcattttcttggttttcgcactataactttagtttaagtgaatagaaatctatgaaattttgacacaaggtttatgaccacaaaagaaaggttgggattgattttgggagttttggtttcaacagtttaggaattaggggccaaaaagggacccaaataagcatttttcttggttttcgcaccataacgttagtataagtaaatagaaatctatgaaatttaaacacaaggtttatgaccatgaaaggaaggttggtattgattttgggagttttggtcccaacagtttaggaaaaaggggtccaaagggtccaaaattaaactttgtttgatttcatcaaaattgaataattggggttctttgatatgccgaatcaaactgtgtatgtagattcttaacttttggtcatgttttgacaaaaaatgaatcggttgggttctttgatatgttgaatctaatcacaatattgtgaaatagcaaattttgttttttaattagagttatctttctttgtccagaatagtaagcaagaaatatcttattgcaagaattttttttaattggagttatctttatttgtccagaatcaacttaaatctttgttatatacaatatacaatgatattcactttttactaccaactgataaatttaaataatctttaccattcagtgataacaagcagtttttttacatcttaatattttatgatgtatttaaatgagttgttattgttgcaaactccattagaatattttaattgagattagttttggaataagggaaagggggatgtgattaaaaaattgggttcaatttttctcatttgaaatttcataaataaaaggaaatttcttcaaacatttttttgagaggattaatattcaacagcatagtgaattgctctaagagaaaacaaaaaaattaagttcattagaacacattcattctgtgtcagaaacctatgctgtgtcaactttttaatcacaatccaaatttagagctgaatccagcttgaatgttgtgtccatacttgccccaaccgttcagggttcaacctctgcggtcgtataaagctacgccctgcggagcatctggtttctCCTAGGATGAATTGATCAGTAAgtatattattagttacatgcATTGCTCTCACCTCATATGGAGTTACTCATCCCATATAttgtattaggtcactagcacactctGTAACAAATTTATCTTACTGACTATCTTCACAAGTGTTTTTTTGACAAGCGGTCTATCAATAGTATAtcaactagtatatatttgtttaggggccagctgaaggacgcctccgggtgtgggaatttctcgctacattgaagacctgttggtgaccatCTGCTGTTGTTAGCCCAAATCagtgtccaaaattaaactttgtttgatttcattaaaaatcgaataattggggttctttgatatgccaaatctaactgtgtatgtagattcttaatttttggtcccgttttaaaattggtctacattcaagtccaaagggtccaaaattaaactaagtttgattttaacaaaaattgaattctttggcttctttgatatgctgaatctaaacatgtacttagatttttgattatgggcgcagttttcaagttggtccaaatcaggatccaaaattattattttaaatattgtgcaatagcaagaaattttcaattgcacagttatAAATTCAGctatagcaagaaatcttcaattgcacagtattgtgcaatagcaagaaatcttcaattgcacagtattgtgcaatgcaGTCTTCAAACTAAGCCCTTCAGAGTGAAAATTTCATATCTTCTCTCAATTATAAAATGGTTTAAGTAGAGATATAAATATGTCATCCACTACTGATTAGGGGACAGATGATATTACATAAAACAgatgtttaaaacaataactgagtgtgtaaattttttataaaccatcaagtAAAGAAATTACGAAGTAAATAGtataaaatagtaaatattCTGATTTAGTTTTACATCTTCACATGCACAATTAAGTTTTGaataatgtattaatttttatagttttatatgttaatatatttaaGCATTGAATCTTATGGTAAAATTTCAACAGCTTAATTAAGTTCATTACAGATGCATAAAGGTGTTACTAAAATACTATGAGAGCTCTTAATCATAACCTcttattgcaattttttttggggggtgggGGTGCTCCAGTCCAgtttcagtgattccctatgtAACCAACTAAGTTTTACCAacgaaaaaaaagggggggggggggggttgaggCGACCCCTttgatagttatataaatatttaagaaagaatgacCAATATACTTATACACAAATCAGAAGTTATATTTCAAGGGTTCAATTGGAACTTCTTTTAAAGATGAACTTTCAAATAATTGGTTTAATTCAATAATATTGATCATTAATAATTTAAGATTACGaatagcatatttatatataatataccccaaataaatatatagttatcaaacataaatacatttttagtatgcaataaaaaaagagggtaatttttatataaaacctTGCAAAAAAGAGGGAGACAGTGCTGTGTATTTACTATTAAGCCATTTATGCAACAATTACCACTTGTGAATCAGAATAACATAACATGTGGTTCCTGTCAActaacaaattttaattggagtgacagattaatttgaaattatggTGTTTTTCTAAGTGGTGCAGATGATAAGCCCAACATCATTTTGATGTGATTTCTTGGGCTTAGATGCTACACtgaatagcaaatattttcaattgcacagtattgcacaatagcaagaaatatctaattgcacaatattgtgcaatagcaagaaattccaattggatttcaattgaagttatctttctttgtccagaatagtagttgaatcaacttaaatcattgttttatacaatatacaatatatatttacttttactaccaactgatagattaaaacaatctttaccattcagtcattgtcagtgataacaagcactttttttacattttaatatttgatgatgtatttaaatgagtagttattgttgcaaacttcattagaaatttgaattgagatcagttttgaaataagggaaagggggatgtggaaaaaaaaatggggggaggtcaatttttttcatttcagatttcatgaataaaaagaaaatttcttcaaacattttttttgagaggattaatattcaacagcatagtgaattgctcaaaggcaaaatttttttttaaagttcattagaccatattcattctgtgtccaaaacctatgctgtgtcaactatttaatcacaatccaaatttagagctgaatccagcttgaatgttgtgtccatacttgccccaactgttcagggttcaacctctgcggtcgtataaagctgcgccctgcggagcatctggtttatttggtcgggttgttgtctctttgacacattccccatttccattctcaattttatcaaagtGATTGAGTCTTCAATACTTTATAGTAGTAAGAACCTACTTCCAtttgtctatataaaaaagtgCCAAATGCAAACAATGACAATTTGGtagctttaaatttgttttatgaatttatttcaatcctTCATCACATGTATCAATTATTCATTTGTTGAAacctttcagatttttttttttttaaaggggagTAACTCCTTAATTCCAATAACAACTTCTTAACTTTGAATGTGTTTTATGAgtttatttcaatcattcatcaccaatttcttcgtctgttgaaaactttaatatttttcataaacacctgttgtttttataaagggatgtgccatcttttttgttttgaaagggaagtaactcctTACTAATCCCATATAGTAGCTAACCATGATTTTTTTACGACCACCACCCTATATCAAATACATATAGTCACCATATGTAGTCCTTTAACGAATCATATCCCTATAAATTtttaggaggtaagataaagtcataatatacaaattttcaGATCAAGTGTAATTTCCCAATATGAATTCTAAACTCATTAAATTATTCCTAATGGTAGGCACATTGCATATACAGTACattgatataaatcatataataatttcattgttttatatttttgcaggaGGTTTGATCCTGATTTTTATCAGGTATACTCTCAGATTCAAGAAAAAAAGCTTGGCAATCTACGTTTGATAAAAACAACAAGCAGAGATTTAGAAGCTCCAccaatatcatatataaaaacatcGGGTGAGAATGACATTTCCTCTACAAGTAAAGAGgtatatttcattgaaattaaTACTAACAGTTTATATCTAAATGTCTGGGTTATTGTTCAGATGCTTAtattcttgataaaaaaaaatcttattccATCCAACTCAGAGGGTGTTTCATTGGACATTTCCAAATTCTATATTAAGCATGACAGTCAACagcaatattgtgttttgtttgttgacacttaataattttttctcataaaatataTAGGCTTTTAGTACACAACAACAtgtaattgttatattttgttacatgtatatgtatccACAATTGTAAATTGGTTATGGAGCACATCAATAAAGATCATATGAATAGCAGATTCATATAAGCACCTTTTTGTTTATGAATGAGATCAATAAATTAGAAAGGTCATTCTTTAAGATATAAATTGcaattattgatataaaattaatgaCATGCAATATTTTCCAGTGTGACAACTATTCACATAAGACCAATAGGACAAGTATTTGAAAATCTACATATGGAATCCCagttatttatttctgtttctattgacatttgttttattatgaaattatagCAGATGATACTATTCTGCTTCAGTAATATCTTAAGACTTGTATTTAAATTCACAGCTGGAATTTTGAATGATTCAACAATCCATGACCTTGACCTATCATTATGGTTATCTGGGTCCATTCCAGAGACAGTATATGTACAAGGGAATGCTTTTGATCCAGAGATTGGTAAATGTAATGATATGGACCAAGTTATAGTGACTATTAAGTATAAGAATGGTGTGATAGCATGTCTGGAGAATGGCAGAGTATCTGGTTATGGTTATGACCAAAGACTTGAGGTAAAAACTTAGttttctcaaaaaaaatatttaaaaagaatttagaGTGTTTAATGTTATCATCTTCAATGGTGATTTGATCTTTAAAGTGTTCCTCAAACTGAAATTAATTGCTAtagaaaatgttttacttttctgGTTGTAAAAGTTTCCAAATTAAGATACCTTCTATTTTGGTGTTTATAATCCGATGTAACCAGATTGGTTTACATGATTGATCTTTCAATGATTTTATCTTTAACAGTGTTTCTTTGCTTCATACAGATTGTGATGGTCATtttatgcaaaagaaaacagcATTCAATTCtacagaaaatgttttacttatttggtTGTAAAGATTTCGAAATTTGGATACCTTCTATTTTGGTATTACACATTGTGTTAGAATTAACCATATTGCTTTATAATGGATGAATTTTACACACATATAGGACTAAATACTTTGTTAAAACAGAAACTTGTGTatgaaaaattcataaaataatgttttttttacaggcTTTGTTTGATAATGGTATGCTGAAAGTAGAAAACCCTAACACCTCCTTATTGACTACATGTACAGGCAATACTACGTTAACAGGTCCTATACATCCACATTTTACTACCAGATATACACAAGCCTATAACAATGAACTGGAACATTTTCTTGATATAATGGAAGGTATGTATATAAGAACTtgaggaatatttttaaaatgatcaaaACATGGCTCATGAATAagctatagaaataaaaattaaagaccCTGTGCTCGAAATTTactcattttattgttttaagtttGCATTCTGTGTAATTAAATCCTGGTTTAAATCTGAATTTAATGTGATTCTTGAAAGGTGAAAGGAAACTCTCAGTATTTCTGAGTTTTTGGATATATGTCATGGCATGCCAGCTATTCACCTTCAACTTGATAGTCAGTAGAAAATTTAgcataaatatacattttttaaaaaaattcaccCTTGATTTATGTGTACTTTGTGATAAAggacatataaaataaaagccacatattattaattgaaaaactCTTCAAACCTGATGGTTTTTCatctgttatcatatttttttcagttttagttactgttttgaatatttgttatttttaggtAAATGTGAAATGAGAGTTACAAAAGAGGACACAATCAAAGTAATGAAACTAGTGAAAGCTTGTCTCAAATCAGTACAGACTCAGGGACCAGTAGGATTTGATGACTAGGAATGACAAAACCATttagtattttgattggttgaaatctGAGTCTAAAAACAATatccatattttaaaaattgatctCTGAAATCTTTTATGAATATGTAATTTTCAACATTGATTTTCATTCAAGTAAGTCAactctatatatttttttttctaaaaatttcttGATAGCATGTAGGTTAACAGTTTTCATTTCTTTTGGAACACATTTTATAACAGGTTGTATCAGTATGTATTTCTGTCTCTTTGTGTATTTTACATCATATTATTGTATGAATGTGTTACATGAAGATGATATATTTATGAAGACTTTATTCTCTTTTCATTTTGGTTTAGAAATTTTTGTACATTCATGTTCATTTTCAAGTCCCAATTTTTGCAGCAATTAAaatcattgcattttttttttgatttacaGTCCCAGCTTTAGTGGAGATGAAAATGTAttagtttaaacaaatttacatattttatttatgttttattgctATTGTTGTATGTTACAATAGTGTTTATTACAGTTTAAGGAAATGATGAGTATAGTTGATGCTATaaacaaatgcaaattttaattttgagatagttttccagtttgaattcttgtattaataaaaacagAGCAAATTTAAGTAAgtgtttttaaaaagctttggtATCCAGATTTTGACTTTACTTAAGAtcctttattcataaaattttccaatttttttatgtcattttttggATTTTGCACCATTTTGGCATCAAGCATCACTCAATAGGCATCAATTGTGGAAATGTACATCTAGTGCATGATCATTGGTACAGTTAATGTTGTTTGATGTTCTTATTTACTGTTtgcattgaacataagaaatattggattgttataaatgtttttatagagTTGACTTTTAATgtatatggtgttttttttgtattgttttcgcaatatatttacatattactGCCAATAGTTTTactttgatattgttttaatatgacAGAAACTACCATTGTATTTTGGTGTTATTTTTACAAACCTTTTATAAGGTAACAactgttattttattattgcaaataatatattttcaatatatattcctctttacaaaaatgaaaatatttctcattgaaaaaagaataaaaaacacaGAATTTATCATTAACCTATCAGTCTTTGCCAATTGGGGTTGATTCATCAATAatgacaatatttacaaaaattctCAGCATATGATGAAACACTTACCCCGGTTGACAATGAGGTCATGGTCCTTCTTTAAGGGAGctcgcttctcagtttcaaagtaattaacttttcaaaacactagtttatattgataaggGACTAATAAAGGAATccaaaaagtcaaataaatatatatgtcaccgtgcttgttttcgagataagagtcattgaaattttggcgggaaaatattctctcttgacttttcatagctttatcattgacaagttaaacttctcaaaaactgttaaaaagtaattaaatttttataagacttttacagatggcttatcattatacatgttaaagaatttcaaaaagaaaagtgggggtcaccgggcaaattttttcaaggcatttaaatggataaaaccagaggattctgaaaatctgacaaaagatccaaaacatgacaagccagcttccttaacaaacaaaaaatgataaagaatGGATAAAGATTCAAAAATTATTACGTgctttgagaaaaataaatatgtttacttCATATGTATTCTCTCCTCCCCTTTTGTGGGaaatatttggttgattatatagaaaATTACTGAAGCATGACAGGAGCTGCCCCCTAATAGGGTCATTCACTGGTTCCCCCCTCTTATAATAAATTTCTTGATCCCCCACTGGAAGGGGACaaggtacttgtatatcccttGACCAttaatgtatgatttattttttatatgtatgccaaatgaaataattgttacACAAGTTGATTGACAAAATAGGGCATACGGTTGTATAATGTTGTAacattgaaattgtttatattaatttcaacTCTATAGTCTTACAAGTTTATTTTAATCAGAAGCAAATCCATATGATTATTTACTcataattattatattcattgttaaatattatatacttttaattaCTGTTGATTagtacaataaaattatttttgataaagaacaTTTTCCTTCTttaattggaaaaaaaagaaaagagccTAAC comes from the Mytilus trossulus isolate FHL-02 chromosome 3, PNRI_Mtr1.1.1.hap1, whole genome shotgun sequence genome and includes:
- the LOC134709458 gene encoding inositol 2-dehydrogenase-like, which gives rise to MSHRVGFALFGLGNMGLAHMKNIMLSPRATVNWIIRNKLEDAEKFVKDHNLSAKCTTPDKLEAVYNDPNVKAVLICSPTTTHETIIKDSLNANKAVFCEKPITDNIKTTEDCYNVAASKNKPLFNALHRRFDPDFYQVYSQIQEKKLGNLRLIKTTSRDLEAPPISYIKTSAGILNDSTIHDLDLSLWLSGSIPETVYVQGNAFDPEIGKCNDMDQVIVTIKYKNGVIACLENGRVSGYGYDQRLEALFDNGMLKVENPNTSLLTTCTGNTTLTGPIHPHFTTRYTQAYNNELEHFLDIMEGKCEMRVTKEDTIKVMKLVKACLKSVQTQGPVGFDD